A region of the Dickeya chrysanthemi NCPPB 402 genome:
GAGCTCGACGTATCTGCTCTTCTCCTCCTAGATCAGCAATCGTACGTGAGACTTTTAGTATGCGGTGCCAGGCCCTGACTGATAGTCCCAGTTTACTCATCACCTCTTCCAGATAGGCGGCATCTTCACTCTTTAGTCTACAGTGGCTGGCGATATCATCCGATTTCATCTGTGCGTTGATTCTGCCGACGCGGTCCAGTTGTCGTTTTCTGGCCTCAAAAACCCGTTCCCTTACGGTCGCGCTATCTTCACCGATACGTGTTTGCTGTTGAAGAATACCCGGCGGCAGCAATGGCACCTCGATAGATAAATCAAAACGATCCAGAAATGGGCCCGAAAGCCGGTTGAGATAACGCAGGATTTGTTGTGCTGGCATGCGGTTGTGGATGCCCTGATAGTGGCCTGATGGGCTGGGATTCATGGCTGCGACTAACTGAAAACGCGCAGGATAACAGACCTTGGCACGGGTGCGGGAAATCACTATCTCGCCGGACTCCAGTGGTTCACGCAGCGAATCCAGCACTCGCCGTTCAAATTCCGGCAGTTCATCCAGAAATAATACGCCGTTATGTGCCAGAGATATTTCACCTGGTTTGGGCAGCGCCCCTCCACCGACCAGCGCCGTAATAGAGGCGGTATGATGAGGGGAACGGAACGGCCGTTTACGCCACTGTGAAAGGCCTGACTGAATATCAATCAGGCTATTAATGGCGGCGCTCTCCAACGCTTCGTCGTCGTTAAGCTCAGGCAACAAACCGGATAAACGGCTGGCCAGCATGGTTTTACCGGTTCCCGGTGGGCCGAGTAATAGCAGATTATGTCCGCCTGCGGCGGCAATCTCCAACGCACGTTTCGCTTGTTCCTGCCCTATTATCTCTTTCAAATCCGGTGCTGGCGTGTGGGCTGGCGCGTTGTAGGCGATGTTATCGCCACGCAGTAGGGTGGCTTCACCTTGCAGAAAAGCGCAAACTTGCAATAGATGATTAGCGAGAAAGGTATCTCCATGAGGAACCAGTGTCATCTCCATTTTATTGTCTTCCGGAAGAATCAGGCTCCGGCCTACTTTCTGCGCTTCCAGTGCTGCTGGAATTGCGCCATGAACGCCTCTTAGGCTACCTGACAGCCCGAGTTCGCCGAGGAATTCATATTGTGCCAGCTTTTCGCCGGCAATCTGTTCTGACGCCGCCAGAATAGCCAACGCGATGGGAAGATCATAGCGCCCTCCCTCTTTAGGTAGATCCGCCGGTGCCAGATTGACGGTAATTCGTTTGGCTGGAAAGGTAAAACCGCAGTTGATCAATGCACTGCGTACCCGATCTCGGGCCTCTTTAACCGTCGTTTCTGGTAGGCCGACCAGCGTCAGTGCCGGTAGGCCGTTACTGATATGCACTTCAATCGAGACTTCCGGTGCCTGCATGCCGATAGTGGCTCGCGTATAGGTCACTGCCAATGTCATGACTCATTCCTCCCTGTAGCGTGGGCATCATGCCTGTTCGAGAGTTTTGCCACACGGCGGAGATGGTCATTTTGTGAGACGTTGTCATAAAACAATCTGCTCTTTCAGATGGGATTCATAAAATTGTGTGTGCCCTTCCGTTCGTTGTTGAGGGAATGTTACAAGGAGACTGTGTTCGCAACAGATTTATGCCGGGCACAGCATTGCCTGCCGTTCAGCCTGCTAATGACATGTTATTGTCTTTATTATCAGGATTAAAAATTATGTTCGGTTGGACTTCCCAGCAGCGTAATGCCGCGATTGCCAGCTTTTTGAGCTGGGCGCTGGATGCATTCAATTTCTTCATTCTGGTTTTCCTGCTTAGTGAACTTGCCCAGGCCTTTCGTCAGCATGGCGCAGATTTCGCTGGCTATGGCGGCGGTGGCCGGTATAGTCGCCATCGTGATCGCGGCGTCGGCGGCATTTGCCGATAGCGG
Encoded here:
- a CDS encoding YifB family Mg chelatase-like AAA ATPase, which produces MTLAVTYTRATIGMQAPEVSIEVHISNGLPALTLVGLPETTVKEARDRVRSALINCGFTFPAKRITVNLAPADLPKEGGRYDLPIALAILAASEQIAGEKLAQYEFLGELGLSGSLRGVHGAIPAALEAQKVGRSLILPEDNKMEMTLVPHGDTFLANHLLQVCAFLQGEATLLRGDNIAYNAPAHTPAPDLKEIIGQEQAKRALEIAAAGGHNLLLLGPPGTGKTMLASRLSGLLPELNDDEALESAAINSLIDIQSGLSQWRKRPFRSPHHTASITALVGGGALPKPGEISLAHNGVLFLDELPEFERRVLDSLREPLESGEIVISRTRAKVCYPARFQLVAAMNPSPSGHYQGIHNRMPAQQILRYLNRLSGPFLDRFDLSIEVPLLPPGILQQQTRIGEDSATVRERVFEARKRQLDRVGRINAQMKSDDIASHCRLKSEDAAYLEEVMSKLGLSVRAWHRILKVSRTIADLGGEEQIRRAHLSEALSYRSMDRLLIQLHKSLA